A portion of the Aphelocoma coerulescens isolate FSJ_1873_10779 chromosome 1, UR_Acoe_1.0, whole genome shotgun sequence genome contains these proteins:
- the NSUN3 gene encoding tRNA (cytosine(34)-C(5))-methyltransferase, mitochondrial isoform X1: MRGPALPLARRAGAALGPGRAAWDTPAQLENKTKGKLQKQICQVVLDHFEKQYTAELGDAWSSVRDVLTSPWCWQHALLLNRFSRCPGLESSLAEQGYHPAFPAALPYLPAALRCYIRPAPGRFPAQKHQPGKLKEYYLLNAASLLPVLALEVKDGEDVLDLCAAPGGKSVAILQCACPGHFHCNEYDDLRSRWLEQTIESFIPDALINLVMVSKLDGRKIGDLQPESYDKVTLLLVLVDAPCSNDRSWLFSADPQQAVLRLMQRKELSSLQFQLLRSAVKALRPGGSLVYSTCTLSKAENSDVINLILNSCRNVMPVDISELARGVSQEFTFLSGMQQHELLVLPGKGRAWGPMYVAKLKKRSST; encoded by the exons ctggaaaacaaaacaaaagggaaactCCAGAAGCAGATCTGTCAGGTGGTTCTGGATCACTTTGAGAAGCAGTACACGgcagaactgggagatgcatggAGCAGTGTCAG AGACGTGCTGACCTCGCCGTGGTGCTGGCAGCACGCCCTGCTGCTGAACAGGTTCAGCCGGTGCCCtggcctggagagcagcctgGCGGAGCAGGGATATCACCCTGcctttccagcagctctgccctacCTCCCAGCAGCCCTCAGGTGTTACATCAGGCCAGCTCCTGGGAGATTCCCTGCCCAGAAACACCAGCCTGGCAAACTGAAGGAGTATTACCTGCTCAATGCTGCCTCGCTGCTGCCCGTGCTGGCCTTGGAGGTGAAGGATGGGGAAGATGTTCTGGATCTCTGTGCTGCACCAGGGGGGAAATCTGTAGCTATTCTGCAGTGTGCCTGTCCAG GTCATTTTCACTGTAATGAGTATGATGATTTGAGGTCGAGGTGGTTGGAGCAGACAATAGAATCCTTCATCCCAGATGCTTTGATTAACTTGGTAATGGTCTCGAAACTGGATGGTAGAAAGATTGGAGATCTTCAGCCTGAATCTTATGACAAGGTGACATTATTACTG GTACTGGTTGATGCTCCTTGTTCAAATGACAGAAGTTGGCTCTTCTCTGCTGACCCTCAGCAAGCTGTGCTCAGGCTCATGCAGAGGAAGGAGTTGTCCTCTCTGCAATTCCAGCTCCTAAG GTCTGCTGTCAAAGCCCTGCGTCCCGGTGGGTCCTTGGTCTATTCCACGTGCACCCTGTCCAAGGCAGAAAACAGCGATGTGATCAATCTCATCCTGAACTCCTGCAGGAATGTGATGCCTGTGGATATAAGTGAGCTGGCCAGAGGTGTTTCCCAGGAGTTCACTTTCCTCAGTGGAATGCAGCAGCATGAACTGCTGGTTCTCCCAGGGAAAGGGAGAGCGTGGGGTCCCATGTACGTAgctaaattaaagaaaaggtcCTCCACCTGA
- the NSUN3 gene encoding tRNA (cytosine(34)-C(5))-methyltransferase, mitochondrial isoform X2 gives MRGPALPLARRAGAALGPGRAAWDTPAQLENKTKGKLQKQICQVVLDHFEKQYTAELGDAWSSVRDVLTSPWCWQHALLLNRFSRCPGLESSLAEQGYHPAFPAALPYLPAALRCYIRPAPGRFPAQKHQPGKLKEYYLLNAASLLPVLALEVKDGEDVLDLCAAPGGKSVAILQCACPGHFHCNEYDDLRSRWLEQTIESFIPDALINLVMVSKLDGRKIGDLQPESYDKVLVDAPCSNDRSWLFSADPQQAVLRLMQRKELSSLQFQLLRSAVKALRPGGSLVYSTCTLSKAENSDVINLILNSCRNVMPVDISELARGVSQEFTFLSGMQQHELLVLPGKGRAWGPMYVAKLKKRSST, from the exons ctggaaaacaaaacaaaagggaaactCCAGAAGCAGATCTGTCAGGTGGTTCTGGATCACTTTGAGAAGCAGTACACGgcagaactgggagatgcatggAGCAGTGTCAG AGACGTGCTGACCTCGCCGTGGTGCTGGCAGCACGCCCTGCTGCTGAACAGGTTCAGCCGGTGCCCtggcctggagagcagcctgGCGGAGCAGGGATATCACCCTGcctttccagcagctctgccctacCTCCCAGCAGCCCTCAGGTGTTACATCAGGCCAGCTCCTGGGAGATTCCCTGCCCAGAAACACCAGCCTGGCAAACTGAAGGAGTATTACCTGCTCAATGCTGCCTCGCTGCTGCCCGTGCTGGCCTTGGAGGTGAAGGATGGGGAAGATGTTCTGGATCTCTGTGCTGCACCAGGGGGGAAATCTGTAGCTATTCTGCAGTGTGCCTGTCCAG GTCATTTTCACTGTAATGAGTATGATGATTTGAGGTCGAGGTGGTTGGAGCAGACAATAGAATCCTTCATCCCAGATGCTTTGATTAACTTGGTAATGGTCTCGAAACTGGATGGTAGAAAGATTGGAGATCTTCAGCCTGAATCTTATGACAAG GTACTGGTTGATGCTCCTTGTTCAAATGACAGAAGTTGGCTCTTCTCTGCTGACCCTCAGCAAGCTGTGCTCAGGCTCATGCAGAGGAAGGAGTTGTCCTCTCTGCAATTCCAGCTCCTAAG GTCTGCTGTCAAAGCCCTGCGTCCCGGTGGGTCCTTGGTCTATTCCACGTGCACCCTGTCCAAGGCAGAAAACAGCGATGTGATCAATCTCATCCTGAACTCCTGCAGGAATGTGATGCCTGTGGATATAAGTGAGCTGGCCAGAGGTGTTTCCCAGGAGTTCACTTTCCTCAGTGGAATGCAGCAGCATGAACTGCTGGTTCTCCCAGGGAAAGGGAGAGCGTGGGGTCCCATGTACGTAgctaaattaaagaaaaggtcCTCCACCTGA